Proteins encoded within one genomic window of Amorphoplanes friuliensis DSM 7358:
- a CDS encoding cellulose binding domain-containing protein: protein MRRPFIVLAAAALLVGATTYVAQAAGRPPAAWAAAAAAEPHTWKNVRIDGGGFVPGLIFNRTEKNLIYARTDIGGAYRWNQAGQSWVPLLDWVGQDNWGYNGVLSIATDPVDTDRVYAAVGMYTNSWDPNNGAILRSSDRGATWQVTKLPFKNGGNMPGRGMGERLAVDPHDNSRVYFAAEGGNGLWRSTDFGATWAKVTAFPNAGNYVQDPGDTNGYLSQNQGLTWVTFDDVTRDVYVGVADKENPVYRSTDGGATWARIPGQPTGYLAHKGVLDPVNHYLYTATSDTGGPYEGGKGQVSRFNTVTGEWTDVSPVKLSAGDDLYFGYSGLTVDRQKPGTLIVATQISWWPDAIFFRSTDSGATWTRIWDFTSYPSVSKRYTMDISANPWLDFNTSPQPPESTPKLGWMNESVEIDPFDSDRMLYGTGATVYGTTQLTNWDRNTPFTIKPMARGLEETAVLDLASPPSGAPLVSALGDIGGFHHADLDTVPATFHDTPSLGSNTGLDFAELDPQVFVRVGNADAAPHIGVSTDGGKNWYNGQEPAGVTGGGSVAVSADAGAVVWAPGGAGVHYSTTRGSSWTASTGLPAGAKVESDRVNPKTFYGYAAGKFYASTDGGATFTASTAAMPSTGRVNFHAVPGKAGDVWLAGETGLLHSTNAGTTFTAVAGVTSAINVAFGKAAPGAAYPAVFLVGTVEGVTGVFRSDTGGTSWVRINDDAHQYGNAGDALAGDPRIYGRVYLGTNGRGILYADRQGGATPPPSTSVSPPVPSASVSTPAPATGCSATYKITGSWQGGFQGEVSVRNTGNAATKSWTTGWAFTAGQSLSQVWGATGGQTGTTVSLRDAGWNGALAPNATATIGFLASWTGSNPVPAPITCAATS, encoded by the coding sequence TTGCGACGCCCTTTCATCGTTCTGGCGGCCGCCGCACTGCTCGTCGGTGCGACGACCTATGTGGCCCAGGCGGCCGGCCGTCCTCCGGCCGCCTGGGCCGCAGCCGCCGCCGCCGAGCCGCACACCTGGAAGAACGTGCGCATCGACGGCGGCGGTTTTGTGCCCGGCCTGATCTTCAACCGCACCGAGAAGAACCTGATCTACGCGCGCACCGACATCGGCGGCGCGTACCGCTGGAACCAGGCGGGGCAGAGCTGGGTGCCGTTGCTGGACTGGGTGGGCCAGGACAACTGGGGTTACAACGGGGTGCTGAGCATCGCCACCGACCCCGTCGACACCGACCGGGTCTACGCGGCGGTGGGGATGTACACGAACAGCTGGGACCCGAACAACGGCGCGATCCTGAGGTCCAGCGACCGCGGTGCGACGTGGCAGGTCACCAAGCTGCCCTTCAAGAACGGCGGCAACATGCCGGGCCGCGGCATGGGGGAGCGGCTCGCCGTCGACCCCCACGACAACAGCCGCGTCTACTTCGCCGCCGAGGGTGGCAACGGCCTGTGGCGCAGCACCGACTTCGGGGCGACCTGGGCGAAGGTCACGGCGTTCCCCAACGCCGGCAACTACGTGCAGGACCCGGGTGACACCAACGGCTACCTGAGCCAGAACCAGGGTCTGACCTGGGTGACCTTCGACGACGTCACCCGCGACGTCTACGTCGGCGTGGCCGACAAGGAGAACCCGGTCTACCGCTCCACGGACGGGGGCGCCACCTGGGCACGCATTCCCGGGCAGCCCACGGGCTACCTCGCCCACAAGGGTGTCCTCGACCCCGTCAACCACTACCTCTACACAGCCACCAGCGACACCGGTGGCCCGTACGAGGGTGGCAAGGGTCAGGTCTCGCGGTTCAACACGGTGACCGGGGAGTGGACCGACGTCAGCCCGGTCAAGCTCAGCGCCGGTGACGACCTGTACTTCGGCTATTCCGGCCTGACGGTCGACCGGCAGAAGCCCGGAACGCTGATCGTCGCCACGCAGATCTCCTGGTGGCCGGACGCGATCTTCTTCCGCAGCACCGACAGCGGCGCCACGTGGACGCGGATCTGGGACTTCACCAGTTATCCGAGCGTGTCCAAGCGCTACACCATGGACATCTCGGCGAACCCGTGGCTGGACTTCAACACCAGCCCGCAGCCGCCCGAGTCGACACCGAAGCTCGGCTGGATGAACGAGTCCGTCGAGATCGACCCGTTCGACTCCGACCGGATGCTCTACGGCACCGGTGCCACGGTCTACGGCACGACGCAGCTGACCAACTGGGACCGCAACACACCGTTCACGATCAAGCCGATGGCCAGAGGGCTCGAGGAGACCGCGGTCCTGGACCTCGCCAGCCCGCCCTCGGGTGCGCCGCTGGTCAGCGCGCTCGGCGACATCGGCGGCTTCCACCACGCCGACCTCGACACGGTGCCGGCGACCTTCCACGACACGCCGAGCCTGGGCAGCAACACCGGCCTGGACTTCGCCGAGCTCGACCCCCAGGTGTTCGTCCGCGTGGGCAACGCCGACGCGGCACCGCACATCGGCGTCTCCACCGACGGCGGCAAGAACTGGTACAACGGCCAGGAGCCGGCCGGGGTCACCGGCGGCGGCTCGGTCGCGGTCTCGGCCGACGCCGGCGCGGTCGTCTGGGCCCCGGGCGGCGCCGGTGTGCACTACTCGACCACGCGCGGCAGCTCCTGGACGGCCTCGACGGGACTTCCGGCCGGTGCCAAGGTCGAGAGCGACCGGGTCAACCCCAAGACCTTCTACGGGTACGCGGCGGGCAAGTTCTACGCCAGCACCGACGGGGGCGCCACCTTCACCGCCTCGACCGCCGCGATGCCCTCCACGGGACGGGTCAACTTCCACGCCGTACCCGGAAAGGCCGGGGACGTCTGGCTGGCCGGTGAGACCGGTCTGCTGCACTCGACGAACGCCGGCACCACCTTCACCGCGGTCGCGGGCGTGACGTCGGCGATCAACGTCGCCTTCGGCAAGGCGGCACCCGGCGCGGCCTACCCGGCGGTCTTCCTGGTCGGCACGGTCGAGGGCGTGACGGGGGTCTTCCGGTCCGACACCGGCGGCACCTCCTGGGTCCGGATCAACGACGACGCCCACCAGTACGGCAACGCCGGTGACGCGCTCGCCGGTGACCCGCGGATCTACGGCCGTGTCTACCTCGGCACCAACGGACGCGGCATCCTCTACGCCGACCGTCAGGGCGGAGCGACGCCCCCACCGTCCACCTCGGTGTCCCCGCCGGTGCCGTCGGCGTCGGTCTCCACGCCGGCCCCGGCCACGGGCTGCTCGGCGACCTACAAGATCACCGGATCCTGGCAGGGCGGCTTCCAGGGTGAGGTCAGTGTCCGCAACACCGGCAATGCCGCCACCAAGAGCTGGACCACCGGCTGGGCCTTCACCGCGGGACAGAGCCTGTCCCAGGTGTGGGGGGCCACCGGCGGACAGACCGGCACCACGGTGTCCCTCCGTGACGCCGGCTGGAACGGAGCCCTGGCCCCGAACGCCACGGCCACGATCGGCTTCCTCGCCTCGTGGACCGGCTCCAACCCCGTTCCTGCGCCGATCACCTGTGCGGCCACGTCATGA
- a CDS encoding glycoside hydrolase family 48 protein, translating into MRSHSRRTRYRRGLAASAAVLLGAGLVVAGSSPAQAAAGCTVVYRVQSQWTGGFTGDIAITNSGDPVTSWRLEYDFPDANQKVTQGWSGTYAQSARHVTVSNAAWNGNLGTGASVSTGFNGTFTSANPVPTAFTLNGTPCNGAAAAPTVSISSPAANTRFSAPASIPMAATATAASGSTISKVEFYHDGLLLNTDTTAPYAYTWAGVPAQTAAYHLQAIAYDSAGVKSPTADVPVFVDASTTPAVITDATSLTVSPGKTATFKVALSKAPAENTTVTVARSAGATTVSATPASLTFTPANWNTAQTVTVAAATTAAVNSTATITASATGHTAASVTATVLAEGSADARFTQLYNDIKNPANGYFSPEGVPYHSIETLIDEAPDHGHETTSEAFSYWLWLEAEHGQVTGEWTPFNAAWASMEKYIIPSHADQPTNDKYDASKPATYASEHPLPSQYPSQLDPSVSVGTDPLAGELKSAYGTSDIYGMHWLMDVDNTYGFGRCGDGTSRVTYINTFQRGPQESTFETVPQPACDTFKHGGPNGYLDLFTKDSSYAKQWKYTNAPDADSRAVQAAYWALQWATAQGKQSQISAAVANAAKMGDYLRYSFYDKYFKNPGCTSTSCPAGSGKSSSNNLMSWYYAWGGATDTQAGWAWRIGSSTSHFGYQNPMAAYVLSNVSALTPKSPTAKADWQASLNRQLEFYQWLQSSEGGIAGGATNSWEGAYKTPPAGTPTFYGLSYVEAPVYEDPPSNRWFGMQTWSLERLAEYYYTTGDAKAKSVLDKWVTWALDNTEIGASSFAIPSDLAWTGKPATWNPSSPVANTGLHVEVTSKGQDLGVAGSYAKLLTYYAAKSGNARAKTAAKGLLDAIWAYKDPKGVSVTETRADYNRMDDVYDAATGQGIYIPPGWSGKMPNGDVIKPGVSFVDIRSFYKNDPDWPKVQSYLDGGPAPTFNYHRFWAQVDVATGYADFARLFPNG; encoded by the coding sequence ATGAGATCCCACTCCCGGAGAACGCGCTACCGACGCGGGCTCGCCGCGTCGGCGGCGGTGCTCCTCGGCGCCGGCCTGGTCGTCGCCGGCTCGTCGCCCGCGCAGGCCGCGGCCGGCTGTACGGTCGTCTACCGCGTCCAGAGCCAGTGGACCGGCGGGTTCACCGGTGACATCGCCATCACCAACTCCGGTGACCCGGTGACCAGCTGGCGTCTCGAGTACGACTTCCCCGACGCGAACCAGAAGGTGACCCAGGGCTGGAGCGGCACGTACGCGCAGAGCGCCCGCCACGTCACGGTCTCGAACGCGGCGTGGAACGGCAACCTCGGCACCGGAGCGTCGGTCAGCACCGGCTTCAACGGTACGTTCACCAGCGCGAACCCGGTCCCCACGGCGTTCACCCTCAACGGCACGCCGTGCAACGGGGCCGCCGCCGCGCCGACCGTGTCGATCAGCAGCCCGGCCGCCAACACGCGGTTCTCGGCGCCCGCGTCGATCCCGATGGCGGCGACCGCCACGGCCGCGAGCGGGTCCACCATCAGCAAGGTCGAGTTCTACCACGACGGCCTGCTGCTCAACACCGACACCACGGCGCCGTACGCGTACACCTGGGCCGGCGTCCCGGCGCAGACCGCGGCGTACCACCTGCAGGCGATCGCGTACGACTCGGCGGGTGTGAAGAGCCCGACGGCTGACGTGCCGGTCTTCGTCGACGCGTCGACCACGCCGGCCGTCATCACCGACGCCACCTCGCTGACGGTGTCGCCGGGCAAGACCGCGACGTTCAAGGTGGCGCTCTCCAAGGCGCCGGCCGAGAACACCACCGTCACGGTCGCGCGGAGCGCCGGTGCCACCACGGTGTCGGCGACGCCCGCGTCGCTGACGTTCACGCCGGCCAACTGGAACACCGCGCAGACGGTGACCGTCGCCGCGGCCACCACGGCCGCGGTCAACTCGACCGCGACCATCACCGCCTCGGCCACCGGCCACACGGCGGCGAGCGTCACCGCGACCGTCCTCGCCGAGGGCAGCGCCGACGCGCGGTTCACCCAGCTCTACAACGACATCAAGAACCCGGCCAACGGCTACTTCAGCCCGGAGGGTGTGCCCTACCACTCGATCGAGACGCTGATCGACGAGGCGCCCGACCACGGTCACGAGACCACGTCCGAGGCGTTCAGCTACTGGCTGTGGCTGGAGGCCGAGCACGGTCAGGTGACCGGCGAGTGGACGCCGTTCAACGCGGCGTGGGCGTCGATGGAGAAGTACATCATCCCGTCGCACGCCGACCAGCCCACCAACGACAAGTACGACGCCTCCAAGCCGGCGACGTACGCCTCCGAGCACCCGCTGCCGTCGCAGTACCCGTCACAGCTGGACCCCAGCGTGTCGGTCGGCACGGACCCGCTCGCCGGTGAGCTGAAGTCCGCGTACGGCACCTCCGACATCTACGGCATGCACTGGCTGATGGACGTCGACAACACGTACGGCTTCGGGCGCTGCGGTGACGGCACCAGCCGGGTCACCTACATCAACACCTTCCAGCGTGGCCCGCAGGAGTCGACGTTCGAGACCGTGCCGCAGCCGGCCTGCGACACGTTCAAGCACGGCGGCCCGAACGGCTACCTCGACCTGTTCACCAAGGACTCGTCGTACGCCAAGCAGTGGAAGTACACCAACGCCCCCGACGCGGACTCCCGTGCCGTGCAGGCGGCGTACTGGGCGCTGCAGTGGGCGACCGCGCAGGGCAAGCAGTCGCAGATCTCCGCCGCGGTGGCCAACGCCGCCAAGATGGGTGACTACCTGCGGTACTCCTTCTACGACAAGTACTTCAAGAACCCGGGCTGCACCTCGACGTCGTGCCCGGCGGGCTCCGGCAAGAGCAGCTCGAACAACCTGATGTCCTGGTACTACGCGTGGGGCGGCGCGACCGACACCCAGGCCGGCTGGGCGTGGCGGATCGGCTCCAGCACGAGCCACTTCGGCTACCAGAACCCGATGGCCGCGTACGTGCTCTCCAACGTCAGCGCGCTGACACCGAAGTCGCCGACGGCCAAGGCCGACTGGCAGGCCAGCCTCAACCGGCAACTGGAGTTCTACCAGTGGCTGCAGTCGTCCGAGGGCGGCATCGCCGGCGGTGCGACCAACAGCTGGGAGGGCGCCTACAAGACGCCGCCGGCCGGCACCCCGACGTTCTACGGCCTGTCGTACGTCGAGGCCCCGGTCTACGAGGACCCGCCGTCGAACCGCTGGTTCGGCATGCAGACCTGGTCGCTGGAACGCCTCGCCGAGTACTACTACACGACCGGTGACGCCAAGGCGAAGTCCGTCCTGGACAAGTGGGTCACCTGGGCGCTGGACAACACCGAGATCGGCGCGTCCAGCTTCGCCATCCCGTCGGACCTGGCGTGGACGGGCAAGCCGGCCACGTGGAACCCGTCGAGCCCGGTGGCCAACACCGGCCTGCACGTCGAGGTCACCAGCAAGGGTCAGGACCTCGGTGTGGCCGGCTCGTACGCCAAGCTGCTCACGTACTACGCGGCGAAGTCCGGTAACGCCCGGGCCAAGACCGCCGCGAAGGGCCTGCTGGACGCGATCTGGGCGTACAAGGACCCGAAGGGTGTCTCGGTGACCGAGACGCGGGCCGACTACAACCGCATGGACGACGTCTACGACGCCGCGACCGGTCAGGGCATCTACATCCCGCCGGGCTGGAGCGGCAAGATGCCGAACGGCGACGTCATCAAGCCGGGGGTGTCCTTCGTGGACATCCGTTCCTTCTACAAGAACGACCCGGACTGGCCGAAGGTCCAGAGCTACCTCGACGGTGGCCCGGCGCCGACGTTCAACTACCACCGTTTCTGGGCCCAGGTCGACGTGGCCACCGGCTACGCGGACTTCGCCCGCCTCTTCCCGAACGGCTGA